A single region of the Epinephelus moara isolate mb chromosome 16, YSFRI_EMoa_1.0, whole genome shotgun sequence genome encodes:
- the LOC126402706 gene encoding uncharacterized abhydrolase domain-containing protein DDB_G0269086-like: protein MTAKHRRGKGNHKHEDNFFKNEVVESEVRGGVNNYALHLVLFLLIVIGGATGAWFCFQQHQSLTYLTDSLMGMQMKIVKLQSSHEEMRQSSREQHVSESLESRLNALEDSYALAQKQVGMALATAEQLKTSDLPAQVLSLHTEMKARLAEMQQATVSLEQLSQLQTMLKGKSEEFEGVRIQVEGLAMLSAELSQKVEVLTGGMDEAESKLEEKVGQVATLSATLDGQAAEVLRLKEQLNTYQAQLDASTQEMATVRALLESEKSQEVPQASVEEQPVGQMEEEAAPAAIEEAAAATEEEALPADVEQEAPISEEKAEADEGGEASEGEAAAQGEAPVEQEDAVTDETAPAEEAEAVEEDQTEQDESVVLSEETAEGVQGEEEPEEEPEEENQVADAEEESHKAEEEAAAEEEIVSEGEKGLGEEVVSEGEEEQQDVVAEEEAEETDEEREGPLENALPEDE, encoded by the exons ATGACTGCAAAGCATCGAAGAGGGAAAGGCAACCACAAGCATGAAGATAACTTTTTCAAAAATGAAGTTGTGGAGTCAGAAGTGCGCGGCGGAGTCAACAATTACGCGCTGCACTTGGTTTTATTCCTGCTGATTGTAATTGGCGGTGCCACCGGCGCATGGttctgtttccagcagcaccAAAGTTTAACCTACTTAACAGACAGTCTCATGGGCATGCAGATGAAAATAGTGAAACTACAGTCCTCTCACGAAGAAATGCGACAGTCGAGCAGGGAG cagCACGTTTCAGAGAGCCTGGAGAGCCGCCTGAATGCCCTGGAGGACTCTTACGCACTGGCCCAGAAACAAGTGGGCATGGCCTTGGCTACAGCCGAACAGCTCAAGACGTCTGACCTACCTGCTCAGGTGCTGTCGCTCCACACAGAGATGAAAGCCCGCCTGGCAGAGATGCAGCAGGCCACCGTGTCTCTGGAGCAGCTGAGCCAGCTGCAGACCATGCTGAAGGGGAAGAGCGAGGAGTTCGAGGGTGTTAGGATTCAGGTGGAGGGCCtggccatgctgagcgccgagCTGTCCCAGAAGGTCGAGGTCTTGACGGGGGGCATGGACGAAGCGGAATCGAAGCTGGAGGAGAAAGTTGGACAGGTTGCCACGCTGAGCGCCACCCTGGACGGACAGGCTGCAGAGGTGCTCAGACTCAAAGAGCAGTTGAACACCTACCAGGCTCAGCTTGACGCCAGCACACAGGAGATGGCTACAGTCAG AGCGTTGCTTGAGAGTGAAAAGTCCCAGGAGGTCCCGCAGGCCAGTGTGGAGGAACAG CCTGTGGgacagatggaggaagaggCAGCTCCCGCAGCTATAGAagaggcagctgcagcaacTGAAGAAGAGGCACTCCCCGCAGATGTAGAACAAGAGGCGCCCATCTCAGAAGAAAAGGCAGAGGCAGATGAGGGAGGAGAGGCAAGTGaaggagaggcagctgcacagGGTGAAGCTCCTGTCGAGCAGGAGGACGCTGTGACAGATGAAACTGCTCCTGCAGAGGAAGCTGAGGCAGTGGAGGAGGATCAGACGGAGCAAGATGAGTCAGTTGTCTTATCAGAAGAGACAGCAGAGGGGGTACAAGGTGAAGAGGAGCCTGAAGAGGAGCCTGAAGAGGAGAACCAAGTAGCagatgcagaggaggagagtcacaaagcagaggaggaggcagcagcagaagaggagATAGTGTCTGAAGGAGAGAAGGGACTAGGAGAGGAGGTAGTGtcagaaggagaggaagaacagCAGGATGTAGTAGctgaagaggaggcagaggagacagatgaagaaagagaggggCCTTTAGAAAATGCTTTACCCGAGGATGAAT AG
- the LOC126402344 gene encoding immunoglobulin-like and fibronectin type III domain-containing protein 1, whose translation MIVQYVVNIPEGKSTPDFQSKPAPVTIKEASKNPSDFRKLLRKSKVDEKGDGENDERFWDAMLNADRKDYERICSEFGVSNLHLILKKLEEKKEERAQNKCKKGAIPYDEDTTERHSLKSAGRSKDQNVKELTQKGTGLNQVDKEGNLLDTGLNLVNEEETLLSTEFKLSNVDFVIKIQELKVQEREDALFACVLTHPLPRITWMGKGSTLEDGEKYSITISDHKLIHRLLIKDCTQLDKGIYSAVAGIKSCSAWLVVQAESDPASSGRKRARKTTLAGGARIDLEKVAREQQIKNREEIEKILAAVKVKHGEGQLKEGKTLITNGRDGEISAATGPGRNSGAVNDDMPDAVKASTLSEPTGSKEKAKIKNSGGNGTKTKLDVSGCVTQEEAKIKNSRENGTETKLDVSGCVTQAGAQQIVDDPKNKKHSRSGQADFDKVTESSGRSVDAVFNQNQTFATSQNEVTDAAGNKDSTGSVKQRKSTRKVHWKHPTPEQDQNGLAGDDEARDDEARDSEAGDDEAREDESSDDGASDDGASDDGASDKGAGHRDEDGDSTGQVKRLRSSKKRKRRQKAVNGESKHPEDHHECDETEDATSTAKHSRRKRQGPLIEDVVIDPGVQFICGLTDVNAVISETAELTCKLSSEDCEGAWFRDGKKILPDDNFSVTKDGAIHKLVIIRCNEEHSGKYRFEADGRKTEAMINVKDPPRFDPEDLVAFTEPVTVKVGHNVFFKLHFVGHEPIKIKWYREGEELLEDNNTKLENSASHSRLLLIRCQRKDTGEIKIKLKNEHGFTEAISQLIVLDKPSPPLGPAEVMESSATSIEFRWRPPKDDGGSPVINYIMERQQVGRNTWKKLGEITGVSSYRDIDVDRGRKYCYRIRAVTAEGISEAMETDEMQAGMLAFPGPPAPPKVVSASDDCINISWASPTNTGGSRILGYILEKRKKGSNLWSVVNAMDELIKEKNYAVKDVVAGMEYEFRVTAINLSGVGEFSNPSELVFARDPKKPPGKVTGLKVTETSYSHLVLTWTKPEEKPGIQDEAKGYFVEIRPAESIEWSRCNTTLIITTTFSVKGLKSMGMYWVRVIANNDGGESDPEELANYVVAMPSPVRPKFTNHKMKSFMVVRAGNSVRITINFEASPRPHIMWLKDNVPVTKRVTISNSDGSSQLLIPSSERSDSGIYSILVKNLAGQETFSIEVRVTDDPKPPGLVELEENVPGTVTVRWDPSPDEKRDDRLHYIVSKLDSTKRTWTTVADRLFNNKFTVCNIMHGREYHFRVYAKNDMGVSEPSESPTYGTEKKKEKFVVSVPTRKDCDLRCAPTFIVPLKLHTAPKGYECYMSCAVKGNPRPRITWYRNHISVNTDTNYYISDTCGVCSMLILRVGPRDMGEYTITAENALGRAECSTILSVRGERETRLHFNLKDRWHKKHPY comes from the exons ATGATCGTGCAGTATGTAGTGAACATACCAGAGGGAAAAAGCACCCCAGATTTCCAGAGTAAACCTGCTCCAGTAACTATTAAGGAAG cttccaAAAACCCATCAGACTTCAGAAAACTGCTGCGGAAAAG TAAAGTAGATGAAAAAGGAGACGGGGAAAATGATGAAAGATTCTGGGACGCGATGCTGAACGCTGACAGAAAGGACTACGAGCGCATCTGTTCTGAGTTTGGTGTTTCAAACTTACATTTGATTCTCAAGAAACtggaagagaagaaggaggagagggcGCAAAATAAGTGTAAG AAAGGAGCAATTCCCTATGATGAAGAcacaacagagagacacagcCTGAAGAGTGCTGGGAGGTCGAAGGATCAAAATGTTAAGGAGCTGACGCAAAAGGGCACGGGGCTCAATCAGGTGGATAAAGAGGGCAACCTCCTCGACACAGGGCTGAATCTGGTGAATGAAGAGGAGACACTTCTCTCCACAGAGTTCAAAC TTTCCAATGTGGACTTTGTGATCAAAATTCAGGAGCTAAAAGTTCAAGAAAGAGAGGATGCCCTCTTTGCATGTGTCCTGACACACCCACTCCCCAGGATCACATGGATGGGCAAGGGCAGCACCCTGGAGGATGGAGAGAAATACAGCATAACCATTTCAGACCACAAACTGATCCACAGGCTGCTGATCAAGGACTGCACCCAGCTGGACAAAGGCATCTATTCAGCTGTGGCTGGCATAAAGTCCTGCAGTGCCTGGCTGGTTGTTCAAG CTGAGAGTGACCCTGCATCTTCTGGACGGAAGAGAGCTCGTAAAACTACCTTGGCTGGTGGAGCACGGATCGACCTTGAGAAGGTGGCCAGAgagcaacaaataaaaaacagagaggagatagagaagatttTAGCAGCTGTAAAAGTAAAACACGGAGAAGGACAACTGAAAGAGGGAAAGACTTTAATCACAAATGGAAGAGATGGTGAAATAAGTGCAGCCACTGGACCGGGTAGAAACAGTGGAGCAGTAAACGATGACATGCCTGATGCTGTAAAAGCCAGCACCCTGTCTGAGCCAACAGGGAGCAAAGAGAAAGCCAAGATCAAAAACTCAGGAGGAaatggcacaaaaacaaaattggatGTTTCAGGGTGTGTGACACAAGAAGAAGCCAAGATCAAAAACTCAAGAGAAAAtggcacagaaacaaaattggATGTGTCAGGGTGTGTAACACAAGCAGGAGCTCAACAGATAGTAGATGACCCCAAGAACAAGAAACACAGCAGATCTGGTCAAGCGGATTTTGACAAGGTAACAG AGTCCAGTGGCAGAAGTGTTGATGCAGTGTTCAACCAGAATCAAACATTTGCCACAAGTCAAAATGAAGTGACAGATGCTGCTGGAAATAAAGACTCTACTGGGTCTGTCAAACAGCGAAAGAGCACAAGGAAGGTCCACTGGAAACATCCCACACCTG AGCAAGATCAAAATGGACTGGCAGGTGACGATGAAGCACGTGACGATGAAGCACGTGACAGTGAAGCAGGAGACGATGAAGCACGAGAAGATGAATCAAGTGACGATGGAGCAAGTGACGATGGAGCGAGTGACGATGGAGCAAGTGACAAGGGAGCAGGTCACAGGGATGAGGATGGGGACTCTACCGGCCAGGTCAAGCGCTTACGTTcttcaaagaaaagaaaaaggcgACAGAAAGCAGTCAATG gtgaaAGTAAACATCCTGAAGACCACCATGAGTGTGACGAGACTGAGGATGCAACCAGCACTGCCAAACACTCAAGGCGTAAAAGACAAGGCCCACTGATAGAAGATGTGGTGATTG atccAGGAGTTCAATTCATCTGTGGCTTGACTGATGTCAACGCTGTCATCAGTGAGACTGCTGAGTTAACATGTAAGCTCAGCAGTGAGGACTGTGAGGGAGCCTGGTTCAGAGACGGCAAAAAG ATACTGCCAGATGACAATTTCTCTGTCACTAAAGATGGTGCGATCCATAAATTAGTCATAATCAGGTGCAATGAAGAGCACTCTGGGAAATACCGCTTTGAGGCAGATGGTCGTAAAACTGAGGCAATGATCAACGTCAAAG ATCCCCCAAGGTTTGACCCTGAAGACCTTGTTGCGTTCACTGAGCCTGTGACAGTTAAAGTGGGGCACAACGTCTTCTTCAAACTGCATTTTGTTGGCCACGAACCCATAAAGATTAAGTGgtacagagagggagaagagctCCTAGAGGACAACAACACAAAGCTAGAGAATTCTGCAAGTCACAGCCGCCTGCTCCTGATCAGGTGCCAGAGAAAGGATACGGGAGAGATCAAAATCAAGCTCAAGAACGAACACGGCTTCACTGAGGCTATTTCACAGCTAATTGTGCTTG ACAAACCCTCTCCACCGCTGGGTCCTGCAGAGGTAATGGAGAGCTCAGCAACATCTATTGAATTCAGGTGGAGGCCTCCGAAGGATGATGGTGGCTCACCTGTGATTAACTACATAATGGAGCGACAGCAGGTTGGACGAAACACCTGGAAGAAATTAGGGGAAATCACAGGTGTGTCCAGCTACCGCGACATAGATGTGGACCGTGGTCGGAAATACTGCTACCGTATCCGGGCCGTGACTGCAGAGGGTATAAGTGAAGCGATGGAGACTGATGAGATGCAAGCCGGCATGCTAG CGTTTCCTGGCCCTCCAGCACCTCCAAAGGTGGTCAGCGCATCTGACGACTGCATCAACATTTCCTGGGCTTCTCCGACTAACACAGGAGGGTCACGTATCCTGGGCTATATTTTGGAGAAACGCAAGAAGGGGAGTAATCTCTGGTCTGTCGTCAATGCCATGGATGAACTAATAAAAG AGAAGAATTATGCAGTGAAAGATGTGGTGGCAGGAATGGAATATGAATTCAGAGTCACTGCCATAAAcctctcaggagttggtgaaTTCAGCAACCCCTCAGAGCTCGTATTTGCACGGGATCCAAAGA AGCCTCCTGGTAAAGTTACAGGCCTGAAGGTGACAGAAACGTCTTACAGCCACTTGGTCCTGACTTGGACCAAACCTGAGGAGAAACCAGGGATACAGGATGAAGCGAAGGGATATTTTGTCGAGATTCGTCCTGCAGAGAGCATTGAATGGTCCCGCTGTAATACCACTCTCATCATCACGACTACCTTCAGTGTGAAAGGCCTTAAGTCCATGGGCATGTACTGGGTGAGAGTGATTGCCAATAATGATGGAGGAGAGAGTGATCCTGAGGAGCTCGCCAACTATGTTGTTGCAATGCCCTCGCCTG TGAGACCAAAGTTCACAAACCACAAGATGAAGAGCTTCATGGTGGTGAGGGCGGGAAATTCTGTCAGGATCACAATAAACTTTGAG GCCTCTCCACGACCTCATATCATGTGGCTGAAGGACAATGTGCCCGTGACAAAACGAGTGACAATCAGTAACTCTGATGGCTCATCCCAGCTGCTGATCCCCTCATCTGAGCGCTCTGATTCTGGCATTTACTCAATTTTGGTGAAAAATCTTGCAGGACAGGAGACATTCAGTATAGAGGTCAGAGTCAcag ATGATCCGAAGCCTCCTGGACTGGTAGAACTGGAGGAAAACGTGCCCGGCACAGTGACCGTGAGATGGGATCCTTCTCCTGATGAGAAACGTGACGACCGCCTCCACTACATAGTGTCCAAACTGGACTCCACCAAACGCACATGGACCACAGTGGCTGACAGACTCTTCAATAACAAGTTCACAGTCTGCAACATCATGCACGGGAGGGAGTATCATTTCCGGGTGTATGCCAAAAATGACATGGGCGTATCTGAACCCTCGGAGTCACCGACCTACgggacagagaagaagaagg AAAAATTTGTGGTCAGCGTACCGACGAGAAAGGACTGTGACCTGCGATGTGCTCCGACCTTCATTGTACCTCTGAAGCTCCACACTGCACCCAAAGGCTATGAATGCTACATGAGCTGTGCAGTGAAGGGAAATCCAAGGCCTCGCATCACGTGGTATCGAAATCACATCAGCGTAAACACTGACACCAACTACTACATCTCCGACACTTGTGGAGTTTGCTCCATGTTAATCCTCCGCGTCGGCCCCAGAGACATGGGGGAGTACACTATCACTGCAGAGAACGCCCTCGGACGGGCTGAATGCTCCACAATCCTCAGTGTCAGAGGTGAGAGAGAAACACGCCTGCACTTTAATTTAAAAGATAGGTGGCACAAAAAACATCCTTATTAA